One window of the Candidatus Woesearchaeota archaeon genome contains the following:
- the asnS gene encoding asparagine--tRNA ligase, with amino-acid sequence MQKIHYLTIQEAMHKGHGHVSIRGWAWRERKSNKLAFIVLRDGTNIIQCVFDREKFSDEEWKQIDSLLIESSLGVTGEIKEDKRAPSGFEVLVEKFHVEQIAEPFPIQKDQSPEFLLDNRHLWIRSRKMLAVMKVRNTVLQAFRNFYLHNGFLEFSPPILQPNQSEGGSTLFEVKYYKEKTYLAQTWQLYGEAAIFGYEKLFCISPCFRAEKSKTSRHLSEFWMAEMEQAWIGLPQLLDSIEACIAFIVKEVTEKNAEDLKLLGQDIGKLKKIVPPFPRITYRDALKLLKEKENMDVEFGKDLRTIEEDLIVRHFDKPVLVTNYPKDIMAFYKPSDPNDSETALCVDVLAPEGYGEIVGGSQRDLDVEEMAKKLERDGEDPKNYNFYFDLRKYGSVPHAGYGLGVERVVSWLCHLDNIKDAIPFPRTMLRKSP; translated from the coding sequence ATGCAAAAAATACATTATCTCACAATCCAGGAAGCCATGCATAAGGGCCATGGCCATGTTTCAATTAGGGGCTGGGCCTGGCGCGAAAGAAAGAGCAACAAGCTAGCATTTATAGTTCTGCGCGATGGCACAAACATTATCCAATGTGTCTTTGACCGTGAAAAATTCTCAGATGAAGAATGGAAGCAGATTGATTCCCTCCTGATTGAGTCCTCGCTCGGAGTCACCGGTGAAATAAAAGAGGACAAGCGCGCACCAAGCGGTTTTGAAGTCTTGGTTGAAAAATTCCATGTGGAGCAAATAGCAGAGCCTTTTCCCATTCAAAAAGACCAATCCCCAGAATTTCTTTTGGACAACAGGCATCTCTGGATAAGGAGCAGGAAGATGCTGGCAGTAATGAAAGTCAGGAACACTGTGCTCCAGGCATTCAGGAATTTCTACCTGCATAACGGATTCCTGGAATTTTCGCCACCAATCCTGCAGCCCAACCAGTCAGAAGGAGGCTCAACCCTGTTCGAAGTGAAGTATTACAAGGAAAAAACCTATCTCGCACAGACATGGCAGCTTTACGGCGAGGCCGCAATTTTCGGCTATGAAAAATTATTCTGCATTTCGCCATGCTTCAGGGCAGAAAAGAGCAAGACCTCAAGGCACTTAAGCGAGTTTTGGATGGCCGAAATGGAGCAGGCATGGATTGGCCTGCCGCAATTGCTTGACTCAATAGAGGCGTGCATAGCATTTATTGTCAAGGAAGTCACTGAAAAAAATGCAGAGGATTTGAAATTGCTTGGGCAGGATATCGGAAAGCTGAAGAAAATAGTCCCGCCGTTCCCGAGAATCACCTACAGGGATGCTTTGAAGCTTCTCAAGGAAAAGGAAAATATGGATGTTGAATTTGGAAAGGACCTGAGAACAATAGAGGAGGACCTGATTGTCAGGCATTTTGACAAGCCGGTGCTTGTCACAAATTACCCAAAAGACATCATGGCATTCTACAAGCCGTCTGACCCGAATGATTCTGAAACAGCATTATGCGTTGATGTTCTTGCGCCTGAAGGATATGGCGAGATTGTCGGCGGAAGCCAAAGGGACCTCGACGTTGAAGAAATGGCAAAAAAGCTGGAGAGAGACGGCGAGGACCCGAAAAATTATAATTTCTACTTTGACTTGAGGAAATATGGCAGTGTTCCGCATGCAGGCTACGGCCTTGGCGTGGAAAGGGTTGTTTCATGGCTCTGCCATCTTGACAACATAAAGGATGCAATTCCCTTCCCAAGGACAATGCTGAGAAAGAGCCCATAA
- a CDS encoding redox-regulated ATPase YchF — MQIGLVGKPSAGKSTFFKAATLAEAAIANYPFTTIKPNTGIGYVRVECVDKEFNVQCNPREGFCTNHMRFVPVQIIDVAGLVPDAHLGKGRGNQFLDDLRQADVLIHIIDTSGSLNAHGEPVETGSHNPADDVRFLETEIDMWYYGILERGWEKFARKIQQEHQQIHKAIAKQLSGLGVTEEMADRLIEDHKLNRETPSSWQPMELKGLATAFRKLTKPMIIACNKMDVSVSQKNFEMLQKEFPDYTFVPCSAESELALREAAKHDLISYVPGSAGFAVKESVPLSDAQKKALDFIKGYMANHNGTGVQQILDSAIFDLLRYCAIFPGGVGKLQDQHGNFIPDCFLMPANSTALDFAFRLHTDIGKHFIRAVDVKRKQTVGKDYLLKHRDVIEIITGR; from the coding sequence ATGCAAATTGGACTGGTGGGCAAGCCCAGCGCAGGGAAGAGCACTTTTTTCAAGGCTGCGACTTTGGCAGAGGCAGCCATTGCCAATTATCCGTTTACGACCATCAAGCCTAACACAGGAATTGGCTATGTCCGCGTGGAATGCGTTGACAAGGAATTTAATGTGCAATGCAATCCCAGGGAAGGGTTTTGCACGAATCATATGCGTTTCGTGCCTGTCCAGATTATAGATGTAGCAGGCCTTGTTCCTGATGCCCATCTTGGCAAGGGCAGGGGCAACCAGTTTTTGGATGACTTAAGGCAGGCAGATGTTCTTATACATATCATTGACACTTCAGGAAGCCTTAATGCGCACGGCGAGCCTGTTGAGACAGGCAGCCATAACCCGGCGGATGATGTCAGGTTTCTTGAAACAGAAATTGACATGTGGTACTATGGCATACTTGAGCGCGGCTGGGAAAAGTTTGCCAGGAAAATCCAGCAGGAGCACCAGCAAATACACAAGGCCATAGCAAAGCAGCTTTCTGGCCTTGGCGTGACTGAGGAAATGGCCGACAGGCTCATTGAAGACCATAAGCTCAACAGGGAAACCCCTTCTTCATGGCAGCCAATGGAACTCAAGGGTCTTGCAACCGCTTTCAGAAAATTGACCAAGCCAATGATAATTGCATGCAATAAGATGGACGTTTCAGTATCCCAGAAAAACTTTGAAATGCTGCAGAAGGAATTTCCTGATTACACGTTTGTGCCGTGCAGCGCAGAAAGCGAGCTTGCACTTCGGGAGGCTGCAAAACATGACCTGATTTCATATGTCCCCGGGTCAGCAGGCTTTGCTGTCAAAGAATCAGTGCCCCTCAGTGACGCACAGAAAAAAGCCCTGGATTTTATCAAGGGCTATATGGCCAATCACAATGGCACAGGGGTGCAGCAGATACTTGATTCCGCTATTTTTGATTTGCTCCGCTATTGCGCCATTTTTCCCGGAGGCGTGGGCAAGCTCCAGGACCAGCACGGGAATTTTATCCCAGATTGTTTTCTCATGCCAGCCAATTCAACAGCCCTTGACTTTGCCTTCCGGCTTCATACCGACATAGGCAAGCATTTTATACGGGCTGTCGATGTAAAGCGGAAGCAAACAGTTGGAAAAGATTACCTGCTCAAGCACAGGGATGTGATTGAGATAATCACTGGCCGCTAA
- the ftsZ gene encoding cell division protein FtsZ, with protein sequence MDFLVKEALKSLPNDKVAQENSIGQATIRVIGCGGAGNNMVSWLYKKGVKGAEIIAINTDKQHLDISEADKKFLIGRNVTRGLGCGGFPEKGQKSAEETLNEIREVLNKSDIVFVCAGMGGGTGTGSAPVVAKVARETGSIVIGTVTMPFKIERARIDKAEFGLQQLRQFSDTVVVVDNNRLVKIAGNLPVGQAFAIANELIATMIRGIVETISVPSLVNLDYADVRAIMTNGGVSTIGIGSSDTKNRVDEAVKGALSNPLLDVSYEGATGALIHIEGGPDMTLDEVNRIGEIVTENLDEDANVIWGARVSDDMQGKLTIMTIVTGVKSPWILGKDDGRRKQKQQAAAASYDDELQIEIL encoded by the coding sequence GTGGATTTTTTGGTGAAAGAGGCACTAAAGAGCCTGCCTAATGATAAGGTGGCTCAAGAAAACAGTATTGGACAAGCAACTATCAGAGTGATTGGCTGCGGGGGCGCAGGCAACAACATGGTAAGCTGGCTCTACAAGAAAGGCGTCAAGGGAGCCGAAATCATAGCAATAAACACAGACAAACAGCATCTGGATATTTCTGAGGCAGACAAAAAATTCCTCATTGGGCGCAATGTTACAAGAGGATTGGGCTGTGGCGGATTCCCTGAAAAAGGGCAAAAATCAGCTGAAGAGACATTGAATGAAATCAGGGAGGTCCTGAACAAATCTGATATCGTCTTCGTATGCGCAGGCATGGGAGGCGGAACAGGAACAGGCTCAGCTCCCGTAGTTGCAAAGGTTGCCAGGGAAACAGGCTCAATCGTCATTGGCACAGTGACAATGCCGTTCAAAATTGAAAGGGCAAGAATAGACAAGGCTGAATTTGGATTGCAGCAGCTGAGGCAATTCTCAGATACCGTGGTTGTTGTTGACAACAACAGGCTCGTCAAGATTGCAGGCAACCTGCCAGTAGGCCAGGCCTTTGCAATTGCCAATGAGCTCATTGCCACAATGATCCGCGGCATTGTCGAGACAATTTCAGTCCCAAGCCTAGTCAACCTTGATTATGCAGATGTAAGGGCAATAATGACAAACGGCGGCGTGTCCACCATTGGCATTGGCTCATCTGACACCAAGAACAGGGTGGATGAGGCAGTCAAGGGCGCTTTGTCCAACCCATTGCTTGATGTTTCATATGAAGGTGCAACAGGCGCGCTAATCCACATTGAAGGCGGCCCGGACATGACACTGGATGAAGTCAACAGGATCGGAGAAATCGTCACCGAAAACCTCGATGAGGATGCAAACGTCATCTGGGGAGCCAGGGTAAGCGATGATATGCAGGGCAAGCTGACCATCATGACAATTGTCACAGGAGTTAAATCCCCCTGGATACTTGGCAAGGATGATGGACGAAGGAAGCAGAAGCAGCAGGCAGCTGCCGCTTCATACGACGATGAACTGCAGATCGAAATCCTGTAG
- a CDS encoding dihydrodipicolinate synthase family protein, which yields MTSTDYISREMNTPSGIIIPVPTAMQDGRADRESIAKIVTSNPHAAGYMAHSSTGEKWRLGNADLDEAMRGIVEGMSELKTRGGSDKPLWVILTTQNFMDDRKLGYLADKYTRMGATAGVVVPLKHRSNGGLLQRGNYSKRGILEGSFGDINDSPLDIILYDNPAITRGESLDADTLKMMLDADKNNRIVGIKVSNNYDQMKRLSKASEGKIRIYAGGENFASPHLENGQLVQGAVSGFAPVAFDVVNNYVRHIMEADRAGIDPMHRAFIHSAYEMMGPNREKAIPVIKYLLKEQGIIASDEVASGTPELTKEEKLTLTRLLDNLKQYNSLIARTDKALKNDLVASAGLATRIRKL from the coding sequence ATGACTTCAACAGATTACATATCAAGAGAGATGAATACGCCATCTGGCATAATCATACCTGTCCCCACTGCAATGCAAGATGGGAGAGCTGACAGGGAAAGCATTGCAAAGATTGTCACAAGCAACCCCCATGCAGCCGGCTACATGGCACATTCCTCCACAGGTGAAAAATGGAGGCTCGGCAATGCTGATTTGGACGAGGCAATGCGGGGCATTGTCGAAGGGATGAGCGAGCTGAAAACAAGAGGCGGAAGTGACAAGCCTTTATGGGTCATACTGACCACTCAAAATTTCATGGATGATAGAAAATTAGGATATTTGGCTGACAAATATACGAGGATGGGAGCTACGGCTGGTGTTGTTGTTCCACTGAAGCATAGAAGCAATGGTGGATTATTGCAGCGGGGGAATTACAGCAAACGGGGTATTCTGGAAGGGTCTTTTGGTGACATTAATGATTCTCCATTGGACATAATCCTTTATGATAATCCGGCCATAACACGTGGTGAAAGCCTGGATGCTGACACTCTCAAAATGATGCTGGATGCTGACAAAAACAATCGCATTGTCGGCATAAAGGTTTCAAACAACTATGACCAGATGAAAAGGCTGTCAAAGGCTTCAGAGGGTAAAATCAGGATTTATGCAGGGGGCGAGAACTTTGCCAGCCCTCATCTTGAAAATGGCCAGCTGGTGCAGGGAGCAGTGTCAGGATTTGCTCCTGTTGCATTTGATGTTGTGAATAATTATGTCAGGCATATTATGGAAGCCGACAGGGCAGGCATAGACCCCATGCACCGGGCATTTATTCATAGTGCTTACGAGATGATGGGCCCTAATCGTGAAAAAGCCATTCCGGTAATAAAATACCTGCTCAAGGAACAGGGAATTATAGCGTCGGATGAAGTGGCAAGTGGCACTCCTGAGCTGACAAAAGAAGAGAAGCTGACACTGACCAGGCTGCTGGACAACCTGAAACAATATAACAGCCTTATTGCGAGGACCGATAAAGCGCTGAAAAATGATTTGGTGGCCTCTGCGGGCTTAGCAACAAGAATCAGAAAATTATAA
- the aspS gene encoding aspartate--tRNA(Asn) ligase — MMRTHTCGELKANDAGEKVTLCGWVDTVRVQGKIGFLLLRDRHGITQFFLNPSLAKEFGTISKESVLLVEGTVNKRPENQVKKEMPTGEIEVVAEKIQLISRAETPLPIEVAEDTTTVIDKRLDYRFLDLRRKRIEAIFKIRSRLLGATTEFFIKEGFININTPKLTQSGVESGAEEFKIDYFGRKASLAQSPQIYKQMFVISGLEKVFEIGTIFRAEKSHTTRHLTEFVGIDFEMGFIKDEHDVMDVIERYLKHATKAVSHDCHNELQILGAQVQVPNEIPRLDISEIRKLLKERGKAVPEDDDLDAEAEKLLGEIVREKFGSEFVFALNYPWAKRPFYHMRPDGNQKGTRSFDLIYRGVEIGTGAQREHRLDILEKQAAEKGIDMAKLQFYRDIFRFGAIPHGGVGLGVDRIVEQMLNLGNIREAILLPRDPDRLTP, encoded by the coding sequence ATGATGCGCACGCACACCTGCGGGGAATTGAAAGCAAATGACGCTGGCGAAAAGGTGACTCTTTGCGGCTGGGTAGACACAGTGAGGGTGCAGGGCAAAATTGGATTTCTGCTTTTGAGGGACAGGCACGGGATAACGCAATTCTTCCTGAATCCATCATTGGCCAAAGAGTTCGGGACAATAAGCAAAGAGTCTGTGCTCTTGGTCGAAGGAACTGTGAATAAAAGGCCTGAAAATCAGGTCAAGAAAGAAATGCCAACGGGCGAAATTGAGGTTGTAGCTGAAAAAATCCAGCTAATCAGCAGAGCTGAAACACCGCTTCCAATTGAAGTTGCCGAGGATACCACAACAGTCATTGACAAAAGGCTTGATTACAGGTTTCTTGACCTGAGGAGGAAAAGGATTGAGGCAATTTTCAAAATCAGGAGCAGGCTCCTTGGCGCAACAACTGAATTTTTCATAAAGGAAGGCTTTATCAACATAAACACGCCAAAGCTGACACAGAGCGGAGTTGAATCAGGCGCAGAGGAATTCAAGATTGACTATTTCGGCAGGAAGGCATCATTGGCGCAGTCGCCGCAAATCTACAAGCAGATGTTCGTAATTTCAGGCCTGGAAAAGGTTTTTGAAATCGGCACGATTTTCCGGGCGGAAAAATCCCACACGACAAGGCACCTTACCGAGTTTGTGGGGATTGATTTTGAGATGGGATTCATCAAGGATGAGCATGACGTGATGGACGTCATAGAGCGCTACCTTAAGCATGCCACAAAGGCAGTTTCCCATGATTGCCACAATGAGCTCCAGATTCTCGGTGCGCAGGTCCAGGTGCCTAATGAAATTCCAAGGCTGGATATTTCAGAAATCAGGAAACTGCTGAAGGAGAGAGGCAAGGCGGTTCCTGAAGATGACGACCTTGATGCTGAGGCTGAAAAACTGCTGGGTGAAATTGTGAGGGAAAAATTCGGCTCCGAATTTGTCTTTGCATTGAACTATCCCTGGGCCAAAAGGCCATTCTATCATATGAGGCCAGATGGAAATCAAAAAGGGACGCGCTCATTTGACTTAATCTATCGCGGTGTTGAAATTGGAACAGGCGCGCAAAGGGAGCATCGCCTGGACATCCTCGAAAAGCAGGCAGCTGAAAAAGGCATTGACATGGCAAAACTGCAATTTTACAGGGATATTTTCAGGTTCGGGGCAATCCCGCATGGCGGAGTCGGGCTTGGAGTTGACAGGATAGTGGAGCAAATGCTCAATTTGGGAAACATAAGGGAAGCCATACTTTTGCCACGCGACCCTGATAGGCTTACACCTTAG
- a CDS encoding MBL fold metallo-hydrolase codes for MGQIKWLGHAGFEIIGEKRIFLDPFQIQTSDTADIILISHSHYDHLSKEDIKKIATPSTTIAVTPDSQSSLRDFPGKVVLVEPNNTYDIGGVKIHTVPSYNVNKHFHPQANDWVGYIIETEGKRIYHAGDTDLIPEMGSMPRFNIDVAMLPCSGTYVMTASECARAAESIRPKLVVPMHWGSIVGTIKDAEMVRDLLSGKIAVQIPEK; via the coding sequence ATGGGGCAGATTAAGTGGCTGGGCCATGCCGGGTTTGAAATCATTGGCGAAAAAAGGATATTCCTTGACCCATTCCAAATTCAGACTTCTGACACGGCTGACATCATCCTTATTAGCCACAGCCATTATGACCACCTGAGCAAGGAAGATATCAAGAAGATTGCCACACCATCAACAACAATTGCAGTCACGCCTGATTCGCAAAGCAGCCTCAGGGACTTTCCCGGCAAGGTTGTGCTTGTTGAGCCTAACAACACCTATGATATCGGAGGCGTGAAAATCCACACAGTCCCTTCATATAATGTCAACAAGCATTTCCATCCACAGGCAAATGACTGGGTAGGCTACATCATTGAAACAGAGGGGAAAAGGATTTACCATGCAGGCGACACTGATCTGATTCCGGAAATGGGCAGCATGCCCAGATTTAATATTGATGTCGCAATGCTTCCTTGCTCCGGAACCTATGTAATGACGGCAAGCGAATGTGCAAGGGCTGCCGAATCAATCAGGCCCAAGCTGGTTGTCCCAATGCATTGGGGCAGCATTGTCGGGACAATCAAGGATGCAGAGATGGTAAGGGACCTTCTTTCGGGCAAAATAGCAGTTCAGATTCCTGAGAAATAG
- a CDS encoding VIT1/CCC1 transporter family protein, with translation MINDRLERALAAYDKKDIDASKKAHEKGVIEKSLHGKSFGGKYIGDFVYGGLDGTVTTFAIVSAVQGAALNPGIVIIMGFANLLADGFSMATGNYLSTKAELEFQNEERKREEWEIEHVPDGEREEIRQIYKKKGFKGKDLDKAVGIITSDKKIWVDTMMMEELHFSPTEKRPWQSALATFSAFILAGFVPILSFVMAKFFPGLMPNVFGISVFLTGLILFLVGSAKVMVTKRNWFRSGIEMLIVGGLAASVAYFVGYFLKGMGV, from the coding sequence ATGATTAATGACAGGCTTGAAAGGGCATTGGCAGCGTATGACAAGAAGGATATTGATGCCAGCAAAAAGGCCCATGAAAAAGGGGTAATCGAGAAAAGCCTTCATGGAAAAAGCTTTGGCGGCAAATATATAGGTGATTTTGTTTATGGCGGCCTGGATGGCACTGTAACAACATTTGCCATTGTATCCGCGGTCCAGGGCGCTGCCCTGAATCCAGGGATCGTCATCATCATGGGTTTTGCCAACCTGCTTGCTGACGGATTTTCAATGGCAACCGGCAATTACCTTTCGACCAAGGCCGAGCTTGAATTCCAAAATGAGGAAAGAAAAAGGGAAGAATGGGAAATTGAGCATGTGCCGGATGGAGAACGCGAGGAAATAAGGCAGATATACAAAAAGAAGGGGTTTAAAGGCAAAGACCTTGACAAGGCAGTGGGTATTATCACTTCCGACAAGAAAATCTGGGTTGACACAATGATGATGGAAGAGCTGCACTTTTCGCCTACGGAAAAGCGGCCATGGCAAAGCGCACTTGCCACCTTCTCGGCATTCATACTGGCAGGGTTTGTGCCAATATTGTCATTTGTGATGGCCAAATTCTTTCCTGGCCTGATGCCAAATGTTTTCGGCATTTCGGTGTTCCTGACGGGATTAATTTTATTTTTGGTCGGAAGCGCCAAAGTCATGGTAACAAAGCGAAATTGGTTCAGGAGCGGAATTGAAATGCTAATTGTCGGAGGGCTGGCTGCATCTGTTGCCTATTTTGTGGGATATTTCTTAAAAGGAATGGGAGTATAG
- a CDS encoding stage II sporulation protein M produces the protein MFEQFIKLRFIEKKPNYAFLLGFLYSLIGLISAKMIFPTSVGIMSIAFTSILLIPSLNQLLAIEENQEVREKKFSLRLLFKDHKDIFEIYIFMFFGIFSTYLFFSFVFPDVVTLSYFSPQLKVAGITGAAASAEHAFFWKILRNNLLVLVVSFFLSLVYGAGSILFINWNASVWGAVFGFMSRQSIQANDLFYGFTHILLPSFPHMFTEALSYFAAAIVGGILSKAMIREKLFSKRFHHVLTDSLIVMVLAAVLIFVAAYIETFVV, from the coding sequence GTGTTTGAGCAATTTATAAAGCTGCGATTCATAGAAAAGAAGCCAAATTACGCCTTCCTTCTTGGGTTCTTGTATTCTTTGATTGGCCTGATAAGCGCAAAAATGATTTTTCCCACCAGTGTTGGAATAATGTCCATCGCTTTTACCTCAATCCTGCTCATCCCCTCCCTAAACCAGCTCCTGGCCATAGAAGAGAACCAGGAGGTCAGGGAGAAGAAATTTTCCCTGAGACTATTATTCAAGGACCATAAGGATATCTTTGAAATTTACATATTCATGTTCTTTGGGATATTTTCAACATATCTTTTCTTTTCATTTGTATTCCCTGATGTGGTCACCTTGTCCTATTTTTCACCGCAGCTGAAAGTTGCAGGAATAACTGGTGCAGCAGCCTCGGCAGAGCATGCCTTTTTCTGGAAAATACTCAGAAACAATCTTCTTGTTTTAGTTGTGTCATTTTTCCTGTCGCTTGTTTATGGCGCCGGCTCCATCCTGTTCATTAACTGGAACGCATCTGTATGGGGAGCGGTGTTTGGCTTCATGTCCAGGCAGTCAATCCAGGCCAATGACCTTTTTTATGGATTTACGCACATTCTCCTTCCCTCATTCCCGCACATGTTCACAGAAGCCTTGAGTTATTTTGCAGCCGCTATCGTCGGTGGAATCCTGTCAAAAGCCATGATTCGTGAAAAGCTTTTTTCCAAAAGGTTTCACCATGTCCTGACAGATTCACTTATTGTCATGGTGCTGGCGGCAGTCCTGATTTTTGTTGCTGCCTACATAGAAACTTTTGTTGTCTAG
- a CDS encoding N-acetylmuramoyl-L-alanine amidase, whose amino-acid sequence MVSKNPPVPQPSAQESLQAAWDDAKEWINRDLAYVWKDEVKQDYKKIESATSRIAFIFRRLKAHHLVNRQEYTKELHDLKKLLSELNNIEPKQKWVDKIDADIMQIIDDLELGLSRRKFLRTAGRAAAGFALSSLIPNSLKAFAKKAAAKTGSTSMKASGELSVVDSYSRWNNKRPYRPDTKYIILHTTEGGGRGSLESLKKHGAANYMVDTDGKVCRIIHSGKVSNHAGRSMWGGLTNLNYHSIGIEVVGYYDRPINLQQINSLRLLLYQLQIRYKINDYNVLTHSMVAYGSPNRWHPKPHRGRKKCGLLFADHRLRKLLGLDDRPKKDPDVPNRLVIGDPVLAQALYGTGQDFDRAVGVYTAPGSNIISSSNKAWDIARAMFDDPSTLYIFSDGRQARGHEIADWSNIPSGTMVKLNQPISGEEIAASEESFEGFKVLGVHGKTPFEIAGSLAETDRTIYLLENGWIRTGLDIKKQGRDLRDAKINFSTLAAGTRMLVGYIYGGRILSGGKSAGGIAGSKWNDPSTYYILPYDWKKKAPAKIFTGDDIGNRESSIPNGIIVVFKE is encoded by the coding sequence ATGGTTTCGAAAAATCCCCCTGTACCTCAGCCTTCTGCACAAGAATCCTTGCAGGCTGCATGGGATGATGCAAAAGAATGGATAAACAGGGATTTGGCATATGTGTGGAAAGACGAGGTGAAACAGGACTATAAAAAAATTGAATCAGCAACATCAAGAATTGCTTTTATTTTCAGAAGACTGAAAGCACACCATCTTGTCAACAGGCAGGAATACACTAAAGAATTGCATGATTTGAAAAAACTTCTCAGCGAATTGAACAACATTGAGCCAAAGCAAAAATGGGTCGATAAAATTGATGCGGATATCATGCAAATCATTGACGATCTTGAGCTTGGCTTATCGAGGAGAAAATTTCTGAGAACAGCAGGGCGGGCCGCAGCAGGATTTGCATTGTCCAGCCTGATACCAAACTCTTTGAAAGCATTTGCCAAAAAAGCAGCAGCCAAGACAGGCTCAACATCAATGAAGGCCTCTGGGGAACTTAGCGTGGTAGATTCATATAGCCGATGGAATAACAAAAGGCCATACAGGCCTGATACAAAGTACATAATCCTCCACACCACCGAAGGTGGAGGAAGGGGAAGCCTTGAAAGCCTAAAAAAGCATGGCGCTGCAAACTATATGGTAGATACGGACGGGAAAGTATGCCGGATAATCCATTCAGGCAAGGTTTCCAACCACGCTGGAAGGAGCATGTGGGGGGGCCTTACAAATTTGAACTATCATTCAATTGGAATTGAGGTAGTTGGCTACTATGACCGGCCTATAAACTTACAGCAAATCAATTCATTAAGATTGCTTCTTTACCAGCTCCAAATAAGATACAAGATAAACGATTACAACGTGCTGACACATTCCATGGTTGCATATGGCTCTCCAAACAGGTGGCACCCCAAACCGCACAGGGGGAGAAAGAAATGTGGATTATTATTTGCAGATCACCGGCTTAGGAAATTGCTTGGCCTTGATGACAGGCCAAAAAAGGACCCGGATGTCCCGAATAGGCTGGTAATTGGCGATCCAGTCTTGGCGCAGGCTCTCTATGGAACAGGGCAGGATTTTGATAGGGCTGTTGGTGTTTATACTGCCCCTGGCTCTAATATTATCAGCAGCAGCAACAAAGCTTGGGACATTGCCCGGGCAATGTTTGATGACCCATCTACTCTTTATATTTTTTCTGATGGCAGGCAAGCCAGGGGGCATGAGATAGCAGACTGGAGCAACATACCTTCTGGAACAATGGTTAAGCTAAATCAGCCTATTTCTGGTGAAGAAATAGCTGCTTCCGAAGAATCATTTGAAGGTTTCAAGGTTCTTGGCGTGCATGGAAAAACACCATTTGAAATCGCCGGCTCACTGGCAGAGACTGACAGAACAATCTATTTGCTTGAGAATGGCTGGATAAGGACTGGATTGGACATCAAAAAACAAGGCAGGGATTTGCGGGATGCAAAAATAAATTTCAGCACTCTCGCAGCCGGAACCAGGATGCTTGTGGGCTACATTTATGGGGGGAGGATTTTGAGCGGCGGCAAATCAGCCGGGGGCATAGCGGGCTCCAAATGGAATGACCCTTCCACATACTACATCCTGCCATATGACTGGAAAAAGAAGGCTCCTGCAAAAATATTTACAGGCGATGACATTGGCAACAGGGAATCCAGCATACCCAACGGAATCATTGTGGTGTTTAAGGAATAG
- a CDS encoding Lrp/AsnC family transcriptional regulator encodes MRKLDVKDLEILGLIQENSKLTSQQISKRTRIPITTVHNRIKKLEEEKIIKQYSVQIDKRKIGKMISAYILVSVNYPQQHIKRFSQEEIARKIRQIDGVSEVAIVAGETDIILKIDLDDINSLNDFVVNKLRNIDGIDKTRTMVILHEF; translated from the coding sequence ATGAGAAAACTTGATGTCAAGGATTTGGAAATACTAGGCTTAATCCAGGAAAACAGCAAGCTGACAAGCCAGCAAATATCAAAGCGTACAAGAATACCAATAACCACAGTCCATAACAGGATAAAAAAGCTGGAAGAGGAAAAAATAATAAAGCAATATTCTGTGCAGATCGACAAAAGAAAAATAGGAAAGATGATATCTGCATACATATTGGTAAGCGTAAACTACCCGCAGCAGCACATCAAAAGATTCTCACAGGAGGAAATTGCAAGGAAAATACGACAAATTGATGGCGTTTCGGAAGTGGCAATTGTGGCCGGCGAAACTGACATAATACTCAAAATAGACCTGGATGATATCAACAGCTTGAATGATTTTGTTGTCAACAAACTGAGGAATATTGACGGCATTGACAAGACAAGGACAATGGTTATACTGCATGAGTTTTAG